agaaaacgaaTGAGTTGAAATCCACACAAAAGCGCTCGCAGGAAGCGTTCATCAGCTTAATCAGCTGAGCGCTTCTCTTCATCCTAAAGGATGCTTCAAATCTATCCTGAGTATCACCAATCAAGAAACAAAAGCTTCAAATCAGCACCGATACTCATACAGTAAATAATAATTACTATCTCCTTGATTTACACCCATACAACAGTTCACTATGTACCAACAACAAGTTCTTGATTGTCACAATTTAAGACAAAACATCATTTCACAACTCTTACACAAGAATCACTGCATCTGTAAATAAAACACATACATAAAGCTATACCTTTAGACATGCAAATGAAAATTATACTGATATTAGAGCGAGAATCTACATGCATCACTGAATATTCGAGACAATCCAAACCCTAGAACCGTAACTAGACACAATCGAAGCTAAAAATCCGCAAAAGTTTACGATTCATAGAAAAACAATGAGAAAGAGTAGACTCTtctttggcaaaaaaaaaaaaaaaaagagtagacAGTGATAGAACCTGAGCTTTGACTTTGAGAATGATTTGAGCTTCTCCTTCGTCTCCAGGCTTCTTGTCATCTTCTTGAGCAGCAGACATCCTCC
This genomic stretch from Raphanus sativus cultivar WK10039 chromosome 3, ASM80110v3, whole genome shotgun sequence harbors:
- the LOC108847173 gene encoding small ubiquitin-related modifier 1-like; translated protein: MSAAQEDDKKPGDEGEAQIILKVKAQDRFEASFRMKRSAQLIKLMNASCERFCVDFNSFVFFFDGCRLLAGQTPDDLDMKDGDEIEAVLNLRGGP